The genomic region AACAACTCCGCATTTCTCCCTTGGTGTTTGTCTGGACACGCTCCATTCTAATTCAGTCTCAACTGACAGAATACTAGGTTTTACACATACTCTGCAAAAAAATTGGGCCTAAAAAAATTTACATAATCCCTGAAGTCATGACAAGCCAATGCAAACACTGGTAAATGTAAGGCAACTTTTGTTTCCTACCAATTAAACCCAGGCTATATGTGGGTTACGTATTCTTTACTACTattttatttccatgcttttgaATTTCTATATGCCCTTAATTAAGTTCAAGATCTAGTACAAGGTAAGTAAGAAGGGGAAATTTCGACTAAGATACTGTTTCAAACTGTCTACAGATTCTGAAAACCATATATTCTGGTCAAGTCCTTCTTGGTATCTAGTGTGCTAGATTTGTTGTAGGTTTTGCTTTCCTGTAAAGGACGGAAATTGGGATCTTGGTGTACAATTTTGTTCCAAAGGTAGTAGTATTTCATAGTCACAGAAAGCCCAAAACTGGCTACAATATGGAAGAAGTTAAAGTGTATTtggcaaataaaaacaataactAAGAGATTTGTTCAAAgcgcttcagagaagaaaaactaaaCTGACAGGATGAAACTATGCAGATGTAAAGGCAGCTTAAACTATTCTTGAGCACATTTCAACTATAACATGGAGCGAATTACTGCCGACCACTGATACAGCCAGCTCATTTACCTACTTCACCATGCTTCAGATGAACGCATCAGTTAAGCTTCACGTTCTGTCTTGGTCTAttaagaaaatgctgttttctttatctATGAGAAAAGTTATTAGTTTACCCAACAGCCATAGAAAAAGGGATAAAGTGAGAAGGGAGGAGGATGCAGTGCAAAAATGCTTCATTTGAGGACTACACCACCTCTTTAATTTTTTGATGTACCTGCCTCTACAGAATGCACAAACCGGGGGCTTCTAGTTTGGCTGCCGGTCCTAGATGCTTAAAGCCACCCTGCCTTTTAACTCAGCTAAGCTTTACAAGTTCCtgatctgaaaagcagaaatacgGTCTTTCCAACTGAAAACTGATTTGCAGCAGCACTGCACGTACCTTCACACCGATTTCCTCACAGCACCACAAACTGACCGGCTGCAGTTTCAACGTCTTATAATCAGTCATgaccattaatttatttttccaaatagatGCTTCCATTCCCACCCCTCCCAAGAAAACAGATGTGAATTCCCATCTCCTTTCCACCTTCTCTTGTTAATTCCGTTCTCAGTTTTCTCTACAGGGCAACCCACATTCCCTGAAGTATCCTGACTCATTTTGCCTTAATCTCTGGATGTGAGGAAGctttaataaagatgttaaaatttCTTACATACTGCCCTTGTTCATTCCCATCTAAACTAAACTATCTAAATTAAACTCTCCCTACTAGTTGGTCAGCTGTGCAAGTCTTTCAGACAGGAAACTCAACCAGGTTAATGATTTCTACTCTGATTTGCCCCACAAAACTCACGTGTGAATTTAGGCATTTTTATTATGTAATAAACTACAAGGCAACAGAAGATACACTACAGAACGTCATCTTGAAATACCTGTGGACATCAACTCAGGAGAAAGACTGTCACCTAGTTTCAATAGTTCCAAATCAGATTTTAAGTTTGAGGAAAACAATGGCTGTGTACAAGTCTGAGAGCAGGACTTCACAGTGCTGAAGCAGTACCagcaaaatgattaaaaatagagctacagatattttttttcttgcaagaaatGCCACATGCTGTATTTCCAAAAGATCCTATGCATTATTCTAAGCCGATTACTTAAAAATTGGAATAATGAAAGTACTTAAGTCAGTACTACCACAACACACATTATGCATCAAAGAACAGTTACTTACCCTACAGTAACTGCAGTTCTTTGAGATGTGCTGTCTACAAATTCTCAAAAGTTTGGATTCTTATGGACAGTAATGCCTGCTGCAgcatgcccttttttttttctttttctcccgtAGTTGAAAATATAAGAGGGGGTAACTAGAAACGGGGAAGAAGAGTTGATCATGCTTGATGTAGACAGAAGCAGCCAGGAACTGCAGAAATAGGTAACGAAAGCAGGAGGACACAGAGAATTCTGTGACCAGCTGGGTTAAGTATTCCTACGTAAAAGAGTATTAGACTGCTGCTAGGGTCAAACAACAGAATTGACAGCAGTAATTCAGGAAGGCAGAACTGTTCAATaagtatttctgttctgtatttagATAAAACCAAATAATGGTCCTATCGCTACATGAGAATGAAAAGCTTCCCACTGACAGTAAGTCAGGAAGGTGTAAAAAAAGCTACTGAATTAAACACTTAATAAATCAACAGATTAGGATCATTTTCATTCAATAATTTTAAGAGAAAGCTGAAGAGCTCTCTGCAGTTTTAATGTTGCAAGCCTGGGACCATATGAATGCTCCAGTGGGTTAGAAAAAAGCTACCACTGTGATAACACTGAAAAAGGGTAAACAAAGActcaaagaaacacagaaagattTAATGCCACTCAAAATGTGATTATGGGAACAATTAgagtcaaaagtaattttttttaaaatcaatgatGACACCATTGCTGATATAATATACTTGAGAGTTCTGCACAGCAAGTGACTTATTAGGATACAGTAAAACATTTTGATTAAGAAAAATGAAGTACAAAGCACACACGGAATACATGGATTAATTATAATGCCATTAATATATGGAATGAAGTTTGAATGCAGACTGAGAACTATCATTTCTGTATGATAAATAATGAGGACATCACTGACATTTCCCCCCTTTTGTCCTTAAAAACTACTACCTTTTGAAAAAATGTGTCTTCTACAAGCAGTGAAAGACGACCGACCCATCTACAACCCAGCCTTATCTTCAAGAGAGTAATCACAACCAGGATCCTGGTGAGCACTCCTGGCATTATGAAAAGACCGCCATGGTCCTTGGTAGAAACTTCAGATGCTTTTTATGAGCCAGATGCACCGACAAATTAGCTTGAGAGATCAGAACCAAAGTATGTGATCCTGCCAGGAGGttcaaaaggcaagaaaactGCACAGAACCTGAAACAATGGACCTGAAGTGCTGAGACTgcaaaaagagagaagatgaGTTTCCAGCCTTCTTTTTAAGTTGAAGCAGTACTGGAAATAAAATCCCTTGCCTCTTTCACTTCATGGATACTTGCCATACATCCCCACAGGTGCAAGACAGTTCTCCTTTTGCTTCAGGAGTACCTTGTAAAAAGggtatttgaaaaatgaaaaaggaatgagTACCTGCAACTGGGTAATATATTCTTTTGTGAACACCCTGAGGATATCTGAGCCTAAGATAACTCAGGCTAACCTCCTTAACCTTGAAAATCTAAGTTACATCACCGGACACTCAGCATTCATGACAGAATATTCACTCAAGAAAAAGACACCTACAACGAAGTTTCACCTCACCACCATGGGCCGCACTCTGAGCTGTTCTGGAACACAGAGAAGCACATGAAGTACACAGGAAGGATGCAACAATTCGATCTTTTcaagaatttgaagaaaaaatgcaaatctaCTCCACAGCAGTAGAtactgcattaagaaaaaaaaaaaaatcagactaacTGAAGTTATGCAAACTTTCTTATACTTGAAGTGAGGTAATTTACTATATGCTGTCACAAGGAAGATCAGGAAACACATACAAGCATGATAGTCTAATTCTTACACaatttattaatttcctttgaaaattatgaGAAAATAAGGAATGTAATTTAAGCATGTTGAAAGCGAGCTATTTtcacataaatacataaatagctCTAATTCCTGCACTAACTTCAATTTGTCAGAGttcccaattttatttttcatataaaaaataaaacagcagggaaatttttttaaacttttttgacTTTACAACACGAAAACTAAATGCCTCAAATGTTGTGGGATAGCCCAGAGCACACGTTGtcaggtgaaaatatttacttaacaTCATTGCTTCGATTTACTTCCTGCATTTCATATGACTTTTGAAAATTCAATTTCATAACACCACCATTGTCCAAGCTttggctgagatagagttaattttcatattaccagctggtatagtgcttcgttttggatttaggatgagaataatgttgataacatattaatattttagttgttgctaagtagtcaaggacttttcagcttctcctaCTGGTCTGCCAACAAGAAGGTGGGGAGCACcaaagaagctgggaggggacacagccaggacagctgaccccaactgaccaaagggatattctatagCATACGGCAAGACACCATATAAAAGTgtacataaaatatataaaaccgagcaggaagaaagaaggggggatgttcagagttatggcatttgtcttcccaagtaacccttACGCgggatggagccctgctctcctggggatggctgaacacctgcctgcccatgggaagcagtgaatgaattccttgttttgctttgcttgtgtgcatggcttttgctttcttactaaattgtctttatctcaacccacgagttttctcacttttacccttctcaTTCTCCCATCCTGGTGTGGGGGGAAGTGAacgagtggctgcgtggtgctcagttgccagctggggctaaaccacgacacaacATGCCCTTCTCTCAAAAGTTTGGTATAAAGAACGCCTTAGATGGAAAAACTGCATAACTGAAAGTAAAATTGATAAGGTTAAAAAATGgaacttaaaaagaaagagaaaaaactaagTTGTGTAATACTGAAAACCAGCCAAAACTTTTTATAAAGTTCTAGATGCCAGAAGAAAGCTATGCTTTAAGTAAGTAGCATTTTGCACTACTTCACCAGAAGTATTAAAACAACCATCCCTGCAAGTACAACTGTAAAtactccattttttattttgttttgttttgttttattttgtttgcaggtTTAAACGGTTTTACCTAACAGATGTTAGACCAAAGCCTCACAAGATACCAGCAGATGAAAGATAAAGTTGTCACTTGGGCAACTATTTACCTTGAAAATTGTCTGCCAATTTTTTGCCCAAATTCAAATAGCTAAATCACTTCAGCATGCTAAAGACTTCACGTTCTGGCAGGAATGGAATGAAGTCCCCACCACAAATAGCTAACCACTCCCACTCTCTATCAGCTGGTAGAAGTTGATCAACAGGCAAGAGAGACAGTGAGCTTCAATGGCAGCAGGCAGATGAGTCCCTAAGTAGCTGTGCAtgctcctgcagaggagcagctgggaAGAAAGATGTAGAAATAAAGACCTCAGTTTTGTAGTGGCACGTTAAGTCAACTCTTGAAAGGAATCCCTTTGACTTCATTCCAACTGTAGATCAGCCTGGAAAACTGTCTGtagtttcttccttctgaaataaattaatcttccacCTGACTGTGTCTGGGTTAATAAAGCAGCAAAGTCCCTTCTCAAGTCAATGCTGCGTTCTTTCAGGTCACTTGCTGGTTTCTTCAGATGCTACTGGAATAGTCAAAtgaagtatatatataaaaaaaaaaaaaaagatgcatccAGCATCTTAGAATAAGTTAAGCAACCCTGATAAGACCTggtaaaattgatttttttcaggaaaaaaacaatccaaaagtGTGACTCAACACATTATCAATACAATAATAAATTAGCTGAGACACTATTACAATTAGATTTTGATTAATACTTTTAAGTCTCCTTTGTCTGGACAATGGCTTTAGGTGCAAAAAAATCCAGTAACTTTAAGATTCTTTCAAATTGACAAAACTTACAggattagaaaaatgaaaaccacGATGGTACATTTCAGTaccctgtttttttccaaaaggaatgTTACTTTATATGAAATGTTTGAAGAAGAAATCTATAAACATGCTTTCTTGAACAGGTAAGCTGCTGAGCAGTAATGTGACCTGTGCGTGTAATGGCTCTTTTTGTTACACACAATGCAGTATTTTATTACAAACTGCCAACAAAAGGAGCAGACTACTAGAGAACTTTCTCAGGTTTAACTTCCTCTCAAGACCAGAAGACCGAAGCCAGAACGCAGGAGAGAAAGAGATCTCTTTGCCAGTGTTTAACACTTAGATACTATTTGATacagctttttgttttgaaaagcaacGCTGAAGAAAGTTTCAGCTACTACTAACCAATACCCttcccttctttgctgcaagacAACACTAAGCACAATGAGGAGGAATATGAGCTCTAATAAACATTCTAAGATAAAACAAGCTCAGCCAAGACTTTTCGGAACAAATTCAGCGCAATGGAAGTCTCTTGTGTACATACACCTAGTAAAGCAGACATTTTGGCAGAGGCATAATTGCTggacatttttcaaagaaaactgtaCATTTACTGGACAAAGTTATTAGCATTGTATTAGAATTGTGGTTACTTTCCATTATGTAAACAAAATGTAGGACCctggtgaagacattttttgcTCTCACACACTCATGAGAGCAGCAAAGATGTCCTCTGCTGCTTACCTGGGAAGTGAGGCTTGGCAGAACATCTCTCACATGATGGGCTGTAGCTACCCAAATCTAAAACCTAACCCACAGCTTTCACAGCTACACGGCTAACAGAGCAATCTATGTTATTTGGACTCCAGATAATGACCAACCATCTGCGGACCAAGACTGGGAATacgttctttttatttttgccgCAGGTAGAAAAGTTTTgctaaatgaaaacagaaaataaagcctGGCTGTATTTGTTATGGAAGGAAGTGCATTATCCGGGCTGGGGGGAGAAAATACAGGGAAACCCTTCATTATCTTGCCTCAAAGCTTGTTGGTAGTTTGCAGAAAAGAGGAATCAAGCAGCCTCTCACCCTTTAGCTTTAACTTCTCTCATTCTGCTGTCCCTTCCACATGccttcctctttcagtttaaaactaaacTGGTTTTCCTCATTTGCAGATCAAAAGAGCAACGTATTTTTGactacaaagattttttttacaatttcacTGTCTGCTTTTAATTGCATATTTGCTCCTCAACCTAAAAGAGTGCCATACCATATTGTAAGGGGTTATAAACAAGAAGGGGAGGAACATCACTGAAAAAGATTATCTCTCAGACAACTTCGATATGGACAAAATACCAGACATGTATGTAAAAGATGCTGAAGGTCAATCAAGATAATTCAGTCTGATCCTGTCAGTTAGAAAGAGTTTCACATAGATCATTACTTCAGAAAAGTGAGTGTCTTGTAACATAAAGGAGGGACCAATTAAATTTTCCCCAAATTTAGGGGATGGCAGTTTTAATACCTTCCAGTCCATTTACTATTCCTAGACAACTAGAAAAAAACGACACTATAAATCTCCACCCTATCTCTAATATAACCAGGTGTTTATAGCTACTCACTTCAGGCAATAGTTTCTGCTATTCATCTACTGCTTCTGCCTATTTAATCACATTTCATATAACCCATTTACTCTCTTCCCATGTGAAATTCCTCacaggaaaacacatttaaggAATGCTTGATAGAACTCCTTCGCATTTTATTATGAACCACCATTAAAACACTCTCAAGGACCATCAATAGACAAACTAACACACACAGCAGGTTCAACTTCTTTTTCACatgtcttttcttttggtttctctctccttttcctttctatctTTCTTCTCAAGTTTCTGCTATGTTACTCCACAAGCAATAACATTAGCTACATGATCCTATACCAAATATAAATctcaaaaataaagaagttattgTATTTCATATTAGCCACAGGGCTCTTTTTTCAAGAGAGAGATATTCTGACATCTGAGTTTAGCTGTATTATCATGCACTATACATGCGTTTTGTTATTAATATCTATACCTACTGTCCTCATAGGTAACAAGGTATGATAGAGACAAACCAAGACTTTCAGTGGTCACTGGAAATAGAAAATTTAAGAATCAAGATTACCCAGCAGAGCAAATGCTGTGAGCAGCACACTCATCTCTCTGGTGCTGTTGCCTACAAGCCAACAAAGAGCAGGCTTACCTAAGCCTGGGTAACTTCGCCTTCATAAGCCCGTAACATAGAAgtaatttccaaaacaaaaagaaaaacatcccagcttattattttaaattcaaattttagATTCCAAAGGGAAAGCAAGCGTCCTGACATAGAATGTACCAATATCAGTAACTATATAAGTATTATAATCAGGTGGCTTTTGAAACAAGACAAATTCACCAGCTTCTCTAGGCATTTTTCACTTAACATTGCATTCTTCTCACGTGCTTAAATAggcataaaatacaaaacatttatgTTTGGCTTAAACATTTATGCTTCAGTATCTTAATGAACCAGAACCCTGGATCACATGATTATAGCAAAACAGCAATTCCCAAGCTACTTTGTGCAAGAGTTCCCTCCCAAATAACCTCCACTGCTCACTCTGCCCCTCAAAACCAGCCTGCGTACAACTCCCCAGTGATGAGACTGAACAGCTTCTGGTACAGCAAAATGTGCTGAACCTCAGTCatctcttattctttcttttaggTAGCTACGCCCTGAAATTTGGAATGCACTGTATCAAATTTACCAAAactaaacgtcccttccaactctaaccatactatgatatatatttattttttctcacattAAGAAATACCTATTTCAAGAAAAttgcctttcttctctgctcACAGACATAAAACAGACTGTGAAATTTGTCATTAACAACTGTACATTCTGAAACATAAATAGCAAATAAGTAGCACTGGAAATTCACATACGTTCTTAAGCACAGCCTCCATTTTGATATTTACATGCTCGTTTCACTTCTGCTTACATGATTTCTGTACATCCTAGTTACACTGATATTAAACCAGTAGGAAACAAATCTAACAACACAGCAGATCAGTAACAGCACCTCAGGGGGTCTCCaaattttcaggggaaaaaaaaattgtatcaacAGAAATATCTGGATTTTCCATTAAAACTTCATCTATTCAAGACTTGAAAAAATGGGGTATGCTAATGACACTGCTGTCTTAGAAGAGTGGTAGTTGATAACCAGATTTCCCCCTCCATAATTTACTATGCAGATCTTCCGCATGGTTAAGACTTACAAGCACTGATAAACATCATATTAGAAGTGCTGTTAACTAATATAACCAGTTGGGAGTTACAGGAGCCTATACTAAAAGACGTGAGGTGGCACTATGTTCTAGCATTACAGCGGTTTCTAATAGAATAGTAGCATCAAATAAAATCTATCATCCCCATGTCTAACCCACTGTATTTTGTAGGCTTTTGCAGCAAGACAATAATGTTACGATTATCACCATTCAAACAAATCACACGcaataaaaaacaattttctgcaaaaagagtaaaataaatacCTGCGGGACTGCCAGCATTTTCTCCTTGATGCAGCTGAATACCAGCAGAATCTATAGAGTTTACTGTAACTGTCTGTAGATTTGGCAATTGAGCAGTGCTTAGACTAACTGGAGTCGACGTCAACGCCCCACCTGCTGCAACTTGACCAAGAGTGAGAGTCTGCACAGGGGTTAGAGTTATTTGTTGACCAGGTGCATTCTGAATTTGCAAGTTCTGCAAGTTCTGAACTCCTTGCACTTGAAATGTCTGCCAGGTTATCTGCCCAGAAGGGGTCACTGTTTGTGCCTGAATTAAAAAAGTTCCAGGATTCAGCTGCAGTTGAAGATTTTGAAGAGCCTGTTGAGATATACTTTGACTTGCTTGCACACCGTGGATTGTCTGTTGCGCAATACCTTGTACAATCTGGGCTTGACTGGTTGGCTGCTGAGACTCTTGAAGCTGTATGTGTTGTACAATTGGCTGTGCTGTGGAGACCTGAATATTCTGAGCCTGCGTGTCATCAGAGACTGACGTCTGGATGTAATTTCCCTGAAGATCAGAACTGTGAACTTGACCACTAGTTGTGGTCaagttgtttgcattttgttcCAATATACTTGAACTGTCTATGGTAACGGGCAATTGTGATGAAGATGATGTTGGCACAAATAAGTCATTATCAGTGGCGGTTTCTGTAATTTCAGGCGAAACTTGCTCACCAGTCCTTTCAGAAGTATCTGAACTATCCATGGCCTGTCCAGTATTTATCAAGTGCCCATCTGCATTAATGCCTGCTGTCATGGTTTGAGAACCACTGCCAAGTCCCAGAGAATCTAAATCAACGCTATTGATGGGTACAAAAGTAATATTTCCTGGCAGTCCAAGAGGGACGTTAGCAACTACTTGCGCTTGGCCAGGAAAAGACGAACCACCAATCGCAACTCCCTGAACCTGGACTTGACCAGACTGCGATAAGATATTCTGAATATTAGCTGAAGGTGTTCCAGAGGCAATGATGGTTTGATTAGAGCCAGGAATGATCTGAATTTGACCAGTTTCTTGATTTATACTGCTATTATCAGAAGAGGCTGCAAAGCCAAGTTGAACCTGCTGACCATCCGCTGTCTGGATCTGGGGTATTACTTGGTATTGTACGTTAGACACTGTACCATTCGACGAATCTGATCCTGGTGCAACAGAAAAGATTTGTTGATTTTGCAAACTCTGAATAGGAAGGACATACTGCCCACTTGAAGTTACCGTGGCAGCACCTGGAATCTGTACTATATTACCAGCTTCATCCTTTATAGTGGCAGGAGCCGCAGACAAGACCTCCCATCTATTTGGAGTTCCTGTTAATTGCACAGAAGCCAAATCCCCTgtctgaataaaaagaaaaacaaaaaagacaaaattaaaacaagagaCATACAGACTATATGCTAGAACAGTCATGCAATTCAACACTAGAGATTGATACACTACTGGAAAACATGCAGTGCAGCCCATATGAACAACAGCAACTGGATTAGAACTACGAAATACAGATTTTGTAAGTGAGCTAATGCCTAAGTCAGGGTAACCAACCTGTGGTTCGTGAGCTGCATGTGGCTCGCGAGCAGGTCAAATGCAGCTCCTGTGCCATGGCTACGTCAGGTGACCAGCAGCAGGGTTATTCTGGTGTGGGGGCTGCTGGATAATCCAAATCCCTGGCTGTGGGaagaagggagctggcaggggctgctggagctgtcATCACCAGGTTGCCCTGGGACTCAGCTATGCTCTTTACCTAACCCCAGCACCTACTGCACAGAGGTGGAAGAATCGCCGTGAAGCCAGCATCGCCTGTATCTTCTGGAGCTCCACTGCCTTTTGACTCTGTGGTGTGTGTGGTATGTAGATGTGCACGTTGTGACTTTCAGCAGTATGGAGACTGTGAAGAGGTGACTTAGTCACACAGTCAGAAAGACTGAATAGCCTCAGTTTAAATTACGCACAATATAAAGTCCTAGTACTTATAAGCTTGGATGAGTTACTGTTTCACTAGGGAAGAGGACCTCTAAACTAAGGACTTTTACACTGAAATCACAGTTGGATTAGTCACATGTATCGGttaggggtgaaaaaaaaattaaaaaaaaaaatccatcttcatTAAAGTTGGAACAATAGAATAGGTCAGTGATTCAGAACAGATCCCCAAATGGCTGAAGATTAAAGAACCTAAGGGCTGATGCAGtatgattttgtttcttattcaGTAAAGAAAAGGTAAATTGCACTTACCTTTCTTTACCAAAGCAAGCTTTTTCAGAATAGAGTATTAAGAATTAGATTTAAAATCCTGCAATGCTTAGCACAGATTTGCGTAGTCAACCAACTCGGTACTGTAAATAACCATCAATCTAAAAAAGATGCAGTTAAGTTTCTCCTTATCTGTTTTACGGCACTACAGTAAACCAATGGAATAACTTAATATTTAGCAACAAGTAAGTGACTTGTCTTACAACTCATTCAGCTCTGTGAAATAAATTTTGTCCCTTTGGCAGAGTCCACAGGACATAGAAAGAAAAGCTCTAGTTTGTTCTTCTGCACTGATCCTGTGATCGCTCCTGCTAGGGAAGTTACTGGAGCGTATCGCAGCTGCCTTCTGAGGTTGCACTCTGACTTCCTTTAGAATAAAACCTGGATATACAAAATACAGCACACAGCTTATTCTTCTTCAACATGGCACTGAGACTTAGCCAGCCTGAATGAATCCTGCGGCACGCATCTGCATGAATTTACTCTACGGTGTAGGCTGGGACTTTGCTAGTTTCACTTTCTTACCCTATTCCAAGCCGCGACACCAAAATGTTCACATGTACAAGAAAAATGCTCCATTTAAGTCTGAGTacttattaaaagaaatagttttacTGTGCTTGGCAAGCTTCACTTCCAATAAGGAAACACACATCTTGGCTCTAAATTCCTTTCAAGAGCTGCACAAATAATAgttgtgaacaaaaaaaaagaatgctagcCTCCTTTTGCCCtgaaacatacatatatatactctTTCAGGTAGTTTATTAGTAAATAAATACAGCGTCACCAGAACAAAACTAATTTTATGGCCTTAATGCCTCAAggatcagaaagagaaaaaggagtaaTGGtaattccattttattattttcttttcctcttataCTGATTAGCCTTTCATTTAGAGAATGTATTTAAATCCTTTAGTCTTTCAAGCTTATAATttatgaattagaaaaaaatatgcagcatTCCATATCGCACCATCTTATctagaaaaaggcaaaaaagtccATTTTCCTTTGCTACCACATTAGCTTTATACTCTTTGTGTTTAATATTGTTTACACATAGGTACCGGTTGCTGAAATGCTGCTAAGAAAGTTCATAACTACTCAGTTCACTAGTATGTAAATACTTATTAACTGAAGGTTTTATAAAGTATCAAAAGATCCATAAAAGTCATCAGAAACCATCAGTCAGAATATACCAaaagcaaaaatatgattgtTATATGTTTAATGTGTGTCATTATAAAATAGATCTATAATATAATGTGCTGATAGTATCTATTAGaacaagggagaaagaaaaagtaatgggAACCATTACAAGTCTGATATAATTTCTCACTGATTTAAGACTATGTACAAGCAAATATTGAATGTTTAGGCTATAACTGGACTAACCCGATAAGCAATACTATGTCTATGTCTACTCATACACAATACATATGAGTATCCTCCACAGAAATAGTTCAAAGGGAACCTGTCTCCTTCGTGATATGGAAATGACCTACATTGTTGTTCTCCTCCCCAAACATATGTTGATTTCCATATCACCATTCAATGGCCTTTGACCTTTTCACGTTGGGCACACATCTCTCTTCACCTTGTCATGATCTCATGAAATCTTCCCTCGAATCCTGCTCTGTAAGGGTTTTAGCTCAACAGAGCCACTCTTTTAGTTGGTACACTTGTCAGCCCATGGAGACCTCCGGGGTAGCCATGCACACATGAAGCTATTGCTACACACAGTACATGAAATGCCTGTTATTCACATGTTGCTCTTCGAGCTGGCTGTATCAGACACTACCAGATGAATCATGAGGAGGGAGGGGCAAAAAGAGGGTGAGGCTTTCAAGAAGCTATCTGGCAGCTATCAAAACTGCTAGTATTAAAGCATGAAAAAACCCTGTATGGTAAAAAGTATTGGAGGATGATCTCTAACC from Rissa tridactyla isolate bRisTri1 chromosome 7, bRisTri1.patW.cur.20221130, whole genome shotgun sequence harbors:
- the SP3 gene encoding transcription factor Sp3 isoform X2 yields the protein MTAPEKPVKQEEMAALDVDSSSHSEYLQHGNGAASASAGAAAPQDAQPSPLALLAATCSKIGPPSPEEDEAAAAAAASHSAGATGDLASVQLTGTPNRWEVLSAAPATIKDEAGSDSSNGTVSNVQYQVIPQIQTADGQQVQLGFAASSDNSSINQETGQIQIIPGSNQTIIASGTPSANIQNILSQSGQVQVQGVAIGGSSFPGQAQVVANVPLGLPGNITFVPINSVDLDSLGLGSGSQTMTAGINADGHLINTGQAMDSSDTSERTGEQVSPEITETATDNDLFVPTSSSSQLPVTIDSSSILEQNANNLTTTSGQVHSSDLQGNYIQTSVSDDTQAQNIQVSTAQPIVQHIQLQESQQPTSQAQIVQGIAQQTIHGVQASQSISQQALQNLQLQLNPGTFLIQAQTVTPSGQITWQTFQVQGVQNLQNLQIQNAPGQQITLTPVQTLTLGQVAAGGALTSTPVSLSTAQLPNLQTVTVNSIDSAGIQLHQGENAGSPADIRIKEEEPDPEEWQLSGDSTLNTNDLTHLRVQVVDEEGDQPHQEGKRLRRVACTCPNCKEGGGRGSNLGKKKQHICHIPGCGKVYGKTSHLRAHLRWHSGERPFVCNWMFCGKRFTRSDELQRHRRTHTGEKKFVCPECSKRFMRSDHLAKHIKTHQNKKGIHSSSTVLASVEATPDDTLITAGGTTLILANIQQGSVSGIGTVNTSGTSNQDILTNTEIPLQLVTVSGNETME
- the SP3 gene encoding transcription factor Sp3 isoform X1, producing the protein MTAPEKPVKQEEMAALDVDSSSHSEYLQHGNGAASASAGAAAPQDAQPSPLALLAATCSKIGPPSPEEDEAAAAAAASHSAGATGDLASVQLTGTPNRWEVLSAAPATIKDEAGNIVQIPGAATVTSSGQYVLPIQSLQNQQIFSVAPGSDSSNGTVSNVQYQVIPQIQTADGQQVQLGFAASSDNSSINQETGQIQIIPGSNQTIIASGTPSANIQNILSQSGQVQVQGVAIGGSSFPGQAQVVANVPLGLPGNITFVPINSVDLDSLGLGSGSQTMTAGINADGHLINTGQAMDSSDTSERTGEQVSPEITETATDNDLFVPTSSSSQLPVTIDSSSILEQNANNLTTTSGQVHSSDLQGNYIQTSVSDDTQAQNIQVSTAQPIVQHIQLQESQQPTSQAQIVQGIAQQTIHGVQASQSISQQALQNLQLQLNPGTFLIQAQTVTPSGQITWQTFQVQGVQNLQNLQIQNAPGQQITLTPVQTLTLGQVAAGGALTSTPVSLSTAQLPNLQTVTVNSIDSAGIQLHQGENAGSPADIRIKEEEPDPEEWQLSGDSTLNTNDLTHLRVQVVDEEGDQPHQEGKRLRRVACTCPNCKEGGGRGSNLGKKKQHICHIPGCGKVYGKTSHLRAHLRWHSGERPFVCNWMFCGKRFTRSDELQRHRRTHTGEKKFVCPECSKRFMRSDHLAKHIKTHQNKKGIHSSSTVLASVEATPDDTLITAGGTTLILANIQQGSVSGIGTVNTSGTSNQDILTNTEIPLQLVTVSGNETME